One window of Peteryoungia desertarenae genomic DNA carries:
- the hpt gene encoding hypoxanthine phosphoribosyltransferase: MPVVRGKNIEPLYTAEQIAERNHAIAAEIAKGPCDNLLVIAILKGSFIFAADLIRALHAVGIAPEVEFITLSSYGTGTVSQGVKIIKDIDSDVKGRNVLLIDDILESGRTLVFAKELMLERGAANVGIAVLLDKKVKRKEVFEADFVGFECPDYFVVGYGMDVAYAFRELPFVGVVTGDA, encoded by the coding sequence ATGCCCGTTGTCCGCGGAAAGAATATCGAACCCCTTTACACGGCTGAACAGATCGCCGAGCGCAACCACGCAATTGCTGCCGAGATTGCAAAGGGGCCTTGCGACAACTTGCTGGTCATCGCGATCCTCAAGGGCTCCTTCATCTTTGCTGCTGACCTCATTCGTGCCCTTCATGCCGTCGGTATAGCGCCCGAGGTCGAATTCATCACCCTGTCCAGCTATGGCACGGGCACTGTGTCGCAGGGTGTAAAAATCATCAAGGACATCGACAGCGATGTGAAGGGGCGCAATGTGCTCCTGATCGATGATATTCTGGAGTCTGGCCGCACTCTGGTTTTCGCCAAGGAACTGATGCTGGAGAGGGGCGCGGCCAATGTCGGCATCGCCGTACTGCTCGACAAGAAAGTGAAGCGAAAAGAAGTGTTTGAGGCTGATTTCGTCGGTTTCGAATGCCCCGATTATTTCGTTGTCGGCTATGGCATGGACGTCGCTTATGCTTTCCGTGAGCTTCCCTTTGTTGGCGTGGTGACCGGCGACGCCTGA
- the argH gene encoding argininosuccinate lyase, producing the protein MAEDSKDNKSSNQMWGGRFASGPAAIMEEINASIGFDKKLYAQDIRGSKAHATMLAHQGIISAEDKDKILHGLDTILSEIESGQFVFSRKLEDIHMNVEARLAELIGSAAGRLHTARSRNDQVALDFRLWVKEELQKTEAALSALIAAFLDRAEEHAETVMPGFTHLQTAQPVTFGHHCMAYVEMFGRDRQRVRHAIEHLDESPIGAAALAGTGYNIDRHMTAAALGFREPTRNSIDTVSDRDFALEFLSIASICATHLSRLAEEIVIWSTPQFGFIRLSDAFSTGSSIMPQKKNPDAAELVRAKTGRINGSLIALLTVMKGLPLAYSKDMQEDKEQVFDAAESLELAIAAMTGMVTDMTIRTDKMKAAAGSGYSTATDLADWLVREAGLPFRDAHHVTGNAVAMAEKKGCDLAELSLEELQGINAAITADVYNVLTVEASVASRKSFGGTAPSEVRKQIAWWRERN; encoded by the coding sequence ATGGCTGAGGACAGCAAGGACAACAAATCCTCCAACCAGATGTGGGGCGGTCGCTTTGCGTCCGGACCCGCAGCCATCATGGAGGAGATAAATGCCTCCATCGGTTTCGACAAGAAGCTCTATGCCCAGGATATCCGCGGCTCAAAGGCGCATGCGACCATGCTGGCGCACCAAGGCATTATCTCGGCCGAAGATAAAGACAAGATCCTTCACGGGTTGGACACGATCCTGTCAGAGATCGAAAGCGGCCAGTTCGTCTTCTCGCGCAAGCTCGAAGACATTCACATGAACGTCGAGGCCCGTCTTGCCGAGCTGATCGGTTCCGCCGCCGGTCGCCTGCATACTGCCCGCTCGCGCAATGATCAGGTGGCGCTCGACTTCCGCCTCTGGGTGAAGGAAGAGCTGCAGAAGACGGAAGCCGCCTTGTCTGCACTGATCGCCGCCTTCCTGGATCGCGCCGAAGAGCATGCTGAAACCGTCATGCCCGGCTTTACCCATCTCCAGACGGCCCAGCCGGTGACCTTCGGGCATCACTGCATGGCCTATGTCGAGATGTTCGGCCGTGACCGCCAGCGTGTGCGCCACGCCATCGAACACCTCGACGAAAGCCCGATCGGGGCGGCAGCCCTTGCCGGCACCGGCTACAACATCGATCGTCACATGACGGCGGCAGCACTCGGCTTCCGCGAGCCGACCCGCAATTCGATCGACACTGTTTCGGACCGCGACTTTGCGCTGGAATTCCTGTCGATCGCCTCGATCTGCGCCACCCACCTGTCGCGGCTGGCCGAAGAGATCGTCATCTGGTCGACGCCACAATTCGGCTTCATCCGCCTGTCGGACGCCTTCTCCACCGGCTCCTCGATCATGCCGCAGAAGAAGAACCCGGATGCCGCCGAACTGGTGCGCGCCAAGACCGGCCGCATCAACGGTTCGCTGATCGCGCTCCTGACCGTGATGAAGGGCCTGCCGCTCGCCTATTCCAAGGACATGCAGGAAGACAAGGAACAGGTCTTCGACGCCGCCGAAAGCCTGGAACTGGCGATTGCCGCCATGACCGGCATGGTGACCGACATGACCATCCGCACCGACAAGATGAAGGCGGCGGCAGGTTCGGGTTACTCGACCGCGACCGACCTTGCCGACTGGCTGGTGCGCGAAGCGGGTCTTCCCTTCCGCGACGCCCACCATGTGACTGGCAATGCCGTTGCCATGGCCGAGAAGAAGGGCTGCGATCTTGCCGAGCTTTCGCTCGAGGAGTTGCAGGGCATCAACGCCGCGATCACTGCGGATGTCTACAACGTCCTCACCGTCGAGGCCTCGGTTGCGAGCCGCAAGAGCTTCGGTGGAACAGCGCCTTCGGAAGTCAGAAAGCAGATCGCCTGGTGGCGCGAACGCAACTGA
- a CDS encoding SulP family inorganic anion transporter translates to MSSRSFDLARYRAEWFSNPRADVLAGLVVALALIPEAIAFSIIAGVDPKIGLYASFSIAVLIAFVGGRPGMISAATAATAVLMVTLVRDYGLEYLLAATVLAGLIQIVAGIFKLGQLMRFVSKSVMTGFVNALAILIFMAQLPELIDVPMLTYVLVAAGLAIIYLFPYITRAVPSPLICIIVLTILSIAFGFDVRTVGDMGELPSTLPVFLIPQIPLTLETLMIILPYSVGIATVGLLESLMTAQVIDDLTDTPSDKNRECVGQGIANTATGFIGGMAGCAMIGQSIINVKSGGRGRLSTFCAGVFLLFMILVLGDLVSQIPMPALVAIMIMVSIGTFSWSSIKNLKDHPGSSSIVMIATVVGVVYTHNLAIGVLIGVLLSAIFFAWKIAQIFQITSVLSADGLHRTYTVRGQLFFASVEDFNKAFDFKEVLDKVTIDVSHAHIWDISSVAALDMIVLKFRREGADVEIIGLNEASETLVDKLAIHDKPGAMERLMGH, encoded by the coding sequence ATGTCATCCAGAAGCTTCGACCTCGCACGCTATCGTGCCGAGTGGTTTTCCAATCCGCGTGCCGATGTGCTTGCCGGTCTCGTGGTTGCGCTTGCGCTCATTCCCGAGGCGATCGCCTTTTCGATCATTGCCGGTGTCGATCCGAAGATCGGCCTTTACGCCTCCTTCTCGATTGCCGTCCTGATCGCCTTTGTCGGTGGCCGGCCCGGCATGATCTCGGCGGCCACAGCAGCCACAGCCGTGCTGATGGTCACGCTGGTGCGCGACTACGGTCTCGAATATCTTCTGGCGGCCACGGTTCTGGCAGGGCTGATCCAGATCGTCGCCGGTATCTTCAAGCTTGGCCAGCTGATGCGTTTCGTGTCGAAGTCGGTGATGACGGGCTTTGTCAATGCGCTGGCGATCCTCATTTTCATGGCGCAGCTTCCGGAACTCATCGATGTGCCGATGCTGACCTATGTGCTGGTCGCAGCGGGCCTCGCGATCATCTATCTCTTTCCCTACATCACGCGCGCCGTTCCCTCGCCGCTGATCTGCATCATCGTTTTGACGATCCTGTCGATCGCCTTTGGCTTTGATGTGCGTACCGTGGGTGACATGGGCGAATTGCCGTCAACGCTTCCTGTCTTCCTGATCCCGCAGATCCCGCTCACGCTGGAAACCCTGATGATCATCCTGCCCTATTCGGTCGGCATTGCCACCGTCGGCCTTCTGGAATCGTTGATGACGGCCCAGGTCATCGATGATCTGACCGATACGCCGAGCGACAAGAACCGCGAATGTGTCGGTCAGGGTATTGCCAATACGGCGACCGGTTTCATCGGTGGCATGGCGGGCTGCGCGATGATCGGCCAGTCGATCATCAACGTGAAGTCCGGCGGGCGCGGACGTTTGTCCACCTTCTGCGCCGGCGTCTTTCTGCTGTTCATGATCCTCGTGCTCGGCGATCTCGTCAGCCAGATCCCGATGCCGGCTCTTGTCGCCATCATGATCATGGTGTCGATCGGCACGTTTTCCTGGTCGTCGATCAAGAACCTCAAGGATCACCCAGGCTCATCCTCGATCGTGATGATCGCGACTGTCGTCGGGGTCGTCTACACCCACAACCTCGCCATCGGTGTTCTGATTGGCGTTCTGCTCTCGGCCATCTTCTTTGCGTGGAAGATTGCGCAGATTTTCCAGATCACGTCGGTTCTGTCAGCCGATGGCCTGCATCGCACCTACACGGTCAGGGGTCAGCTCTTCTTTGCCTCGGTTGAAGACTTCAACAAGGCGTTTGATTTCAAGGAAGTGCTTGACAAGGTGACGATCGACGTCAGCCATGCCCATATCTGGGATATTTCCAGTGTCGCGGCGCTCGACATGATCGTCTTGAAATTCCGCCGTGAAGGCGCTGATGTGGAAATCATTGGCCTCAACGAAGCAAGCGAGACGCTTGTCGACAAGCTGGCCATTCACGACAAGCCGGGTGCCATGGAACGCCTTATGGGGCATTGA
- the tlpA gene encoding thiol:disulfide interchange protein TlpA, translated as MTEKRPSGLSPAKLVGFAVLAGLVVGAAAVYVNLALSGNGEQTASAAQCQASMAEAEALAPFSRGDVAAMVPVTAPRLIEGLSFQDADGKPVTMADFRDQTVLLNLWATWCVPCREEMPALNNLQEALGSDDFKVLAINIDTGDVEKPRSFLEEIGVDSLGLYRDASMGVFNKLKKDGLAFGLPVTLLIDEQGCLLSAMNGPAVWDGADAKALIAAAVTP; from the coding sequence ATGACAGAAAAAAGACCCTCAGGTCTGTCTCCCGCCAAACTGGTTGGATTTGCCGTGCTTGCCGGCCTTGTTGTCGGTGCGGCTGCGGTATACGTGAACCTTGCCCTGTCTGGCAATGGTGAGCAGACGGCATCGGCGGCACAGTGTCAGGCGTCGATGGCGGAGGCGGAGGCTCTCGCACCCTTTTCGAGAGGCGATGTCGCAGCCATGGTGCCCGTGACCGCGCCGCGTTTGATCGAAGGCCTGAGCTTCCAGGATGCCGATGGCAAACCCGTGACCATGGCCGATTTCCGCGACCAGACGGTGCTCCTCAACCTCTGGGCCACCTGGTGCGTGCCCTGTCGTGAGGAAATGCCGGCGCTCAACAATCTCCAGGAGGCGCTTGGCAGTGATGACTTCAAGGTACTGGCCATCAATATCGACACGGGCGACGTGGAAAAGCCACGCTCCTTCCTTGAGGAGATCGGCGTCGACAGCCTCGGCCTCTATCGGGATGCCAGCATGGGTGTTTTCAACAAGCTGAAGAAGGACGGCCTCGCCTTTGGTCTGCCGGTCACGCTGCTGATCGACGAACAGGGCTGCCTGCTGTCGGCGATGAACGGTCCTGCCGTCTGGGATGGCGCGGATGCCAAGGCACTGATTGCGGCGGCGGTCACCCCCTGA
- the lysA gene encoding diaminopimelate decarboxylase — MNHFDYRDGVLHAEDVPIPEIARAVGTPFYCYSTATLERHYKVFSRAFEGVDALVCYAMKANSNQAVLKTLGRLGAGVDVVSEGELRRALAAGIPANRIMFSGVGKTPSEMDLGLEAGIYCFNVESEPELEVLNQRAVKAGKKAHVSFRINPDVDAKTHAKISTGKKENKFGISYERARAVYAHAATLEGIHVSGIDMHIGSQITDLQPFEDAFRLLRELVETLRGDGHQIDHVDVGGGLGIPYKDDNNPPPEPDAYAKIVKDQLAGLNCRIVTEPGRLIVGNAGILVTEVIYVKDGGEKTFVIVDGAMNDLIRPTLYEAYHEIRPVVISAANAPRIKADVVGPVCETGDYLALDREMAMPKPGDLIAVGSAGAYGAVQAGTYNTRRLVPEVLVNGNEFHVIRPRPTYEDLIALDSVPDWLA, encoded by the coding sequence GTGAACCATTTCGACTATCGTGACGGCGTACTTCATGCCGAGGACGTGCCCATCCCAGAAATTGCGCGTGCCGTTGGCACGCCCTTCTATTGCTATTCGACGGCAACGCTGGAGCGCCACTACAAGGTTTTTTCCCGCGCTTTCGAAGGCGTGGATGCGCTCGTCTGCTATGCGATGAAGGCCAATTCCAACCAGGCCGTCCTGAAAACGCTGGGACGCCTTGGCGCCGGTGTCGACGTGGTCTCGGAAGGCGAGCTTCGCCGCGCACTGGCCGCCGGCATCCCGGCAAACCGCATCATGTTCTCCGGCGTCGGCAAGACACCAAGCGAGATGGATTTAGGCCTTGAGGCGGGCATCTACTGCTTCAACGTCGAGAGCGAGCCGGAGCTGGAAGTGCTGAACCAGCGGGCCGTGAAGGCCGGCAAAAAGGCGCATGTCTCCTTCCGCATCAATCCCGATGTCGATGCCAAGACCCATGCCAAGATCTCGACCGGCAAGAAGGAAAACAAGTTCGGCATCTCCTACGAGCGGGCGCGTGCCGTCTATGCTCATGCCGCGACGCTGGAAGGGATCCACGTCTCCGGCATAGACATGCATATCGGCAGCCAGATCACCGATCTGCAGCCCTTCGAGGACGCCTTCCGTCTGCTGCGCGAACTCGTCGAGACACTGCGCGGCGATGGCCATCAGATCGATCACGTCGATGTCGGTGGCGGCCTCGGCATCCCCTACAAGGACGACAACAACCCGCCGCCCGAGCCGGACGCCTATGCGAAGATCGTCAAGGACCAGCTTGCCGGCCTGAACTGCCGCATCGTCACCGAGCCGGGCCGCCTGATCGTCGGCAATGCCGGCATCCTCGTGACCGAGGTCATCTATGTGAAAGACGGCGGCGAAAAGACATTCGTCATCGTCGACGGCGCAATGAACGACCTGATCCGCCCGACGCTCTACGAGGCCTATCACGAGATCAGGCCGGTGGTGATTTCGGCGGCGAATGCCCCACGCATCAAGGCCGATGTCGTGGGCCCCGTCTGCGAGACCGGCGACTATCTGGCGCTCGACCGCGAAATGGCCATGCCCAAGCCCGGCGACCTGATCGCGGTTGGCTCGGCGGGCGCCTATGGCGCGGTGCAGGCCGGCACCTACAATACTCGTCGGCTGGTGCCGGAGGTACTGGTCAACGGCAACGAGTTCCATGTGATTCGCCCGCGCCCGACCTATGAGGATCTGATCGCGCTCGACAGCGTTCCGGACTGGCTGGCCTGA
- a CDS encoding response regulator gives MARILITEDEDSLRSFVARALRLDGHETREAADGAEGLEKLKEEPFDLLLSDIRMPVMDGIELAHQAASSFPALKILLMTGYAEQRERADDLAAKIVDVVSKPFALPDIRQAVARALAG, from the coding sequence ATGGCGAGAATCCTGATTACCGAAGACGAAGATTCCCTGCGCTCCTTTGTGGCCCGAGCCCTGCGCCTTGACGGTCATGAAACGCGCGAGGCCGCCGATGGTGCGGAAGGCCTAGAAAAGCTCAAGGAAGAGCCTTTCGACCTGCTTCTATCGGACATCCGCATGCCGGTGATGGACGGAATCGAACTTGCCCATCAGGCTGCATCCAGCTTTCCCGCCCTCAAGATCCTGCTGATGACGGGCTATGCCGAGCAGCGCGAACGCGCAGATGATCTCGCGGCGAAAATCGTCGACGTCGTTTCCAAGCCCTTTGCCCTGCCGGATATTCGTCAGGCTGTTGCGCGCGCGCTCGCCGGTTGA
- the lptM gene encoding LPS translocon maturation chaperone LptM: MAKTFRSAVMAVSLLTAATVVLTGCGRKGELDRPSTPVAEQNKRDSTVQPTPSRPFLLDPLL; encoded by the coding sequence ATGGCCAAGACTTTTCGATCCGCAGTAATGGCAGTGTCTCTTCTGACGGCAGCTACGGTTGTTCTGACCGGCTGCGGTCGCAAGGGCGAACTCGACCGTCCGAGCACGCCTGTGGCCGAGCAGAACAAGCGCGACAGCACCGTGCAGCCGACGCCGTCGCGTCCATTCCTGCTCGATCCCCTCCTCTGA
- the ftsE gene encoding cell division ATP-binding protein FtsE: MIHFENVGLRYGMGPEILRDLTFDIPKRSFQFLTGPSGAGKTTLLRLLFMSLQPTRGLIRSFGRDITRIPRNELPMLRRRVGIVFQDFRLLDHLTTYENVALPLRVRGKDEQTYRRDVIELLKWVGLGERINVLPPVLSGGEKQRVAIARALIDRPEILLADEPTGNVDPPMARRLLNLFLELNRLGTAVVIATHDLGLMDQIDARRMILTEGRLDIYE, translated from the coding sequence TTGATTCATTTTGAAAATGTCGGCCTGCGTTATGGAATGGGACCGGAGATCCTGCGGGATCTCACATTCGACATTCCCAAGCGCTCCTTCCAGTTTCTGACCGGCCCTTCGGGCGCTGGAAAGACAACCTTGCTGCGCCTTCTCTTCATGTCACTTCAACCGACCAGAGGCCTGATTCGTAGCTTTGGCCGCGATATCACCCGGATACCGCGCAACGAACTGCCCATGCTGCGCCGCCGTGTCGGCATCGTCTTCCAGGACTTCCGGCTACTCGACCACCTCACCACCTACGAGAACGTGGCGCTGCCACTGAGGGTGCGCGGCAAGGATGAGCAGACCTACCGGCGCGACGTGATCGAGCTGTTGAAGTGGGTCGGGCTCGGCGAGCGGATCAATGTCCTGCCGCCGGTTCTCTCCGGTGGTGAAAAGCAACGTGTGGCCATCGCCCGCGCCCTGATCGACAGACCGGAAATCCTGCTCGCGGACGAGCCCACCGGCAACGTCGACCCACCAATGGCGCGCCGGCTGCTCAACCTTTTCCTCGAACTCAACCGGCTCGGCACCGCCGTTGTGATTGCGACCCACGATCTCGGCCTGATGGACCAGATCGACGCGCGCCGGATGATCCTGACCGAAGGGCGGCTCGACATCTATGAGTGA
- a CDS encoding TIGR02302 family protein, translated as MTDPRPASRTSSALSAGSSLARRVGINRLLARMVLMVERIIPPLLPIFGTAAIFVSLGWLGVYRMLPDIVRLLLVFALVFAFVASFLPLLRLRLPTTREADRLLEERNGLQHQPVAVQDDEPAFDSPFSRALWREHQRRMAERIAALDAGLPRPDIARFDRYALRAIPALLFVTAFAYSGSNGAGSIADAFRQHQDATTAPAMRIDAWITPPAYTSQPPIFLSGLGTQSAEGVTVPQGSQMTVRLSGGNAEEKVTFREAGDGEVIDIAAKEGDAPTNAINPDAPPLAARTHELALAESGDLLVGERQWSITVIPDKAPEIAFDGTPRRALNGALEIAFRAQDDYGVQRAHAEIVPIGQKAGATPLYPPPDYKLDLPRQNARDTRGVTSRAITEHPLAGSRVSITLVATDGAGQTGRSAPIEMVLPERNFSVKLAGAVAEQRQIFSLDTREMPLAIALNEAITLRADETIPNLTHFLLIESARSRMQQVRNEEEMKDTADYLWEIALGIEDGNLSLAERRLRDAQQALADALENGATDEEIQRLMDELRAAMQEFMQALAERMPPPGQQQNAQNMVRPQDLNNLLDQLENLARSGNRDAARELLSELQRMMNNMQAGRPQQGGQQENSAAREQIDRLGEIMQQQQRLMEETFRLDQALRDRLQRGDPQQGEKGEQGQQQQGQQGQQNTDQMTAEQLREALRNLREQQEALGEQLGQLQQGLRDLGMEPGEGFGEAQREMQGAGEALGQGQGGEAVDGQGRAMEALRQGAREMMNQMMQAQQGEGGQGPQMGQGQGNQDGRDPLGRPRATTGPDFGERVRVPDEIDVQRAREILESIREKLGENSSPELERRYLERLLDIQ; from the coding sequence ATGACAGATCCCCGCCCGGCCAGCCGGACATCATCAGCATTGAGCGCAGGCAGCTCCCTCGCACGGCGGGTCGGTATCAATCGGCTGCTCGCACGCATGGTGCTGATGGTCGAGCGGATCATTCCGCCGCTTCTGCCCATCTTTGGTACGGCAGCGATCTTTGTGTCGCTGGGTTGGCTCGGTGTTTACCGCATGCTGCCGGACATTGTTCGCCTGCTTCTGGTCTTCGCGCTCGTCTTCGCCTTCGTCGCCTCCTTCCTGCCCTTGCTGCGGCTCCGGCTGCCGACCACGCGCGAAGCCGATCGCCTGCTTGAGGAGCGCAACGGGTTGCAACACCAGCCTGTTGCGGTTCAGGACGATGAACCGGCCTTTGATAGTCCGTTCAGCCGGGCTCTCTGGCGCGAACACCAGCGTCGCATGGCCGAACGCATAGCGGCACTCGATGCCGGTCTGCCGCGACCGGACATTGCGCGGTTTGACCGCTATGCGCTGCGCGCGATCCCTGCCCTGCTCTTCGTCACGGCCTTTGCCTATTCCGGCTCCAATGGCGCAGGTTCCATTGCGGACGCCTTCCGCCAGCATCAGGATGCGACGACCGCGCCGGCAATGCGCATCGACGCCTGGATCACTCCGCCCGCCTATACCAGCCAGCCGCCGATCTTCCTGTCGGGACTTGGTACCCAATCGGCAGAGGGCGTGACCGTGCCGCAGGGCTCGCAGATGACGGTCCGTCTGAGCGGCGGCAATGCCGAAGAAAAAGTGACGTTCCGTGAAGCAGGGGACGGCGAAGTCATCGACATCGCTGCCAAGGAAGGCGATGCGCCGACCAACGCCATCAACCCCGATGCGCCGCCGCTTGCAGCACGCACCCATGAACTGGCTCTGGCGGAAAGCGGCGACCTTCTCGTCGGCGAGCGGCAATGGTCGATCACCGTGATACCCGACAAAGCCCCGGAAATTGCCTTCGACGGCACTCCACGGCGCGCACTGAATGGCGCGCTGGAAATCGCCTTCCGCGCCCAGGACGACTACGGCGTCCAGAGAGCCCATGCGGAGATCGTGCCAATCGGGCAAAAGGCGGGCGCAACGCCGCTTTATCCGCCACCGGACTACAAGCTCGACCTGCCGCGCCAGAATGCCCGCGATACCCGAGGTGTGACCAGCCGCGCCATCACCGAACATCCGCTGGCCGGCAGCCGTGTATCGATCACGCTGGTTGCGACGGATGGAGCAGGCCAGACAGGGCGAAGCGCGCCGATCGAGATGGTTCTTCCAGAGCGCAATTTCTCAGTCAAACTGGCAGGCGCAGTCGCCGAACAACGACAGATATTCTCTCTCGACACCCGCGAAATGCCTCTGGCAATCGCGCTCAACGAGGCGATCACCCTGCGCGCCGACGAGACGATCCCCAACCTCACGCATTTTCTCCTGATCGAATCCGCCCGCTCGCGCATGCAGCAGGTCCGCAATGAAGAGGAGATGAAGGACACCGCCGACTATCTCTGGGAAATTGCACTCGGCATTGAGGACGGCAATCTCTCGCTCGCCGAACGCCGTCTGCGGGATGCGCAGCAGGCTCTGGCCGACGCGTTGGAAAACGGCGCGACCGACGAAGAGATCCAGCGGCTGATGGACGAGCTCAGAGCTGCCATGCAGGAATTCATGCAGGCACTCGCCGAGCGGATGCCGCCGCCCGGACAGCAGCAGAACGCCCAGAACATGGTGCGTCCGCAGGACCTGAACAATCTGCTCGACCAGCTGGAAAACCTTGCACGATCAGGCAATCGCGACGCTGCTCGCGAACTCCTGTCCGAACTGCAGCGGATGATGAACAACATGCAGGCCGGGCGTCCGCAACAGGGCGGCCAGCAGGAAAACAGCGCCGCCCGTGAACAGATCGACCGGCTGGGCGAAATCATGCAGCAGCAGCAGCGGCTGATGGAAGAAACCTTCCGGCTCGATCAGGCGCTCCGCGACCGCCTCCAGAGAGGCGATCCGCAGCAAGGCGAAAAGGGCGAACAAGGCCAGCAGCAGCAAGGGCAGCAGGGCCAGCAGAACACCGACCAGATGACGGCGGAACAGCTGCGTGAGGCCCTGCGCAATCTGCGCGAACAACAGGAAGCACTCGGCGAGCAGCTTGGCCAGTTGCAGCAGGGATTGCGCGATCTGGGCATGGAGCCGGGTGAAGGATTCGGCGAGGCGCAACGCGAGATGCAAGGTGCCGGTGAAGCACTCGGCCAGGGTCAGGGCGGTGAAGCCGTCGACGGCCAGGGGCGTGCGATGGAAGCGCTGCGCCAGGGTGCGCGCGAGATGATGAACCAGATGATGCAGGCCCAGCAGGGTGAAGGCGGCCAGGGTCCTCAGATGGGTCAAGGCCAGGGTAATCAGGACGGCCGCGATCCGCTGGGCAGGCCGCGTGCAACCACGGGCCCGGACTTTGGCGAACGTGTGCGCGTGCCCGATGAGATCGATGTGCAGCGGGCTCGGGAAATCCTGGAATCCATTCGCGAGAAGCTGGGTGAAAACAGCAGTCCCGAGCTGGAACGCCGCTACCTCGAGCGATTGCTGGATATCCAGTAG
- a CDS encoding DUF3426 domain-containing protein, with amino-acid sequence MTVHRFKRHADDLGADLLPPDRSRRIQKPLRQTVGDVIDADYIIVRDRPAEKMSPRRVHGLQQKPEGRPAFTAAQAQGAYPVLKRLQTELGSQLRQAELALQSLSERAFSRLVAAAIALVLLAFVPALVIGQQGAVDQGRVLDITHVNLTPQDANGMRVLLVNAIIENRSSRSVPLPRLRADLVTDGQVIASTYIDAPTDRLDGGHSRGIAARLQHPGGKTPELRLSFDAAGASSS; translated from the coding sequence ATGACCGTCCACCGCTTCAAAAGACACGCCGACGATCTCGGCGCGGATCTTCTGCCGCCGGACCGTTCCAGACGCATACAGAAGCCCCTGCGACAAACCGTAGGCGACGTCATCGATGCCGATTATATCATTGTGCGGGATCGACCGGCCGAGAAAATGTCGCCGAGGCGTGTCCACGGGTTACAGCAAAAGCCCGAAGGTCGTCCGGCTTTCACCGCGGCTCAGGCTCAGGGCGCATATCCGGTGTTAAAGCGCCTGCAGACTGAGTTGGGATCTCAGCTTCGGCAGGCAGAGCTTGCTCTTCAGTCGCTCTCGGAACGCGCCTTTTCGAGGCTGGTTGCCGCTGCGATCGCGCTTGTTCTGCTTGCCTTTGTGCCAGCCCTCGTCATCGGCCAGCAGGGGGCGGTCGATCAAGGCCGTGTGTTGGACATCACCCATGTCAATCTCACGCCGCAGGATGCCAATGGCATGCGTGTCCTGCTGGTCAATGCAATCATCGAGAACCGTTCGAGCCGGAGCGTCCCGCTTCCACGTCTGCGGGCCGATCTTGTCACCGACGGTCAGGTGATTGCCAGCACCTATATCGATGCGCCGACGGACCGCCTGGACGGTGGCCATAGTCGTGGAATTGCAGCGCGCCTGCAGCATCCTGGTGGAAAAACACCGGAACTCCGCCTTTCCTTCGACGCCGCGGGTGCCTCGTCGTCCTGA